A genomic window from Methanobrevibacter sp. TLL-48-HuF1 includes:
- the rfbA gene encoding glucose-1-phosphate thymidylyltransferase RfbA: MKGIVLAGGSGTRLYPITKAISKQLVPLYDKPMIYYPISVLMLAGIKDILIISTPRDLPMFKELLGDGSSLGINFSYEVQEEPNGLAEAFIVGEDFIGDDDVALILGDNIFHGHRFTEILERATKLEEGAVIFGYYTNNPEAFGVVEFDDDWNVLSVEEKPEKPKSNYIVPGLYFYDNDVVEIAKNVKPSERGELEITSVNEEYLNRGKLKVELLGRGMAWLDTGTHTGLLEASNFIETIQKRQGLYIACLEEIAYNKGYITKEELLKTAEELKKTDYGQYLFNLVKDD, translated from the coding sequence ATGAAAGGAATTGTACTAGCTGGAGGATCTGGAACCCGTCTTTATCCAATTACAAAAGCAATATCTAAGCAATTAGTACCTTTATATGATAAACCAATGATTTATTATCCTATTTCTGTATTGATGCTTGCTGGAATCAAAGATATTCTAATAATATCTACTCCTAGAGATTTGCCAATGTTTAAAGAGCTTTTAGGTGATGGCAGTAGCTTAGGAATTAATTTCAGCTATGAAGTTCAAGAAGAACCTAACGGTCTTGCAGAAGCATTTATTGTTGGGGAAGATTTCATTGGTGATGATGATGTTGCTTTAATTTTAGGAGATAACATTTTCCATGGTCACAGATTTACTGAAATACTGGAAAGAGCAACCAAATTGGAAGAAGGAGCAGTAATATTTGGATATTATACAAACAATCCTGAAGCTTTCGGTGTAGTTGAGTTTGACGATGACTGGAATGTGCTTTCAGTTGAAGAAAAACCTGAAAAACCTAAATCTAATTATATAGTGCCGGGGCTTTATTTTTATGACAATGATGTAGTTGAAATAGCTAAGAATGTAAAACCTTCTGAAAGGGGAGAACTTGAAATCACTTCAGTTAATGAAGAATATCTCAATCGTGGAAAACTTAAAGTTGAACTTCTTGGAAGAGGAATGGCATGGTTGGATACTGGAACTCACACTGGTCTTTTAGAAGCATCTAATTTCATTGAAACCATACAAAAAAGACAGGGACTTTATATTGCATGTCTTGAAGAAATAGCGTATAATAAAGGTTATATTACTAAAGAAGAGCTTTTAAAAACCGCTGAAGAACTTAAAAAAACAGATTATGGACAATATTTATTTAATTTAGTTAAAGATGATTAA
- the rfbC gene encoding dTDP-4-dehydrorhamnose 3,5-epimerase, with the protein MGNFKFTKTDIEGMFVVEPAVYGDNRGYFMETYNEKDFKDAGYDLTFVQDNQSQSFKGVLRGLHLQLKYPQGKLVRVIKGEVFDVGVDLRADSPTYGKWYGEILSAENKKQLYIPPKFAHGFVVLSDEAEFVYKCTEFYHGEDEGGIMWNDPDIAVEWPLDGIDEITLSDKDKKWKTLKESQIRY; encoded by the coding sequence ATGGGAAATTTTAAATTTACAAAAACTGATATTGAAGGAATGTTTGTAGTTGAACCTGCAGTCTATGGAGACAATCGCGGATACTTCATGGAAACATATAATGAAAAGGATTTCAAAGATGCAGGTTATGATTTAACTTTTGTACAGGATAACCAGTCACAGTCATTTAAAGGAGTACTTAGAGGACTTCACTTACAGTTAAAATATCCTCAGGGAAAATTAGTCCGTGTTATTAAAGGGGAAGTTTTTGATGTTGGAGTAGACCTCAGAGCAGATTCACCAACTTATGGAAAATGGTATGGGGAAATATTGTCAGCTGAAAATAAAAAACAGTTATATATACCTCCTAAATTTGCTCATGGATTTGTAGTATTGTCTGATGAAGCTGAATTTGTATACAAATGTACTGAATTTTACCATGGTGAAGATGAAGGCGGAATTATGTGGAATGACCCGGACATAGCTGTTGAATGGCCATTAGACGGAATTGATGAAATCACATTATCTGATAAGGATAAAAAATGGAAAACTCTAAAGGAATCACAAATCAGGTATTAG